CTCTTAATGTAATTGAGGTTCCGGCCAGTGGATCACCGCTACTTGAAGTAATGGTTAAACCGGCAACTTTACCCTGAATCAGCTGCCCCACATCTTTAACACTACCTTTTATAAAGTCGTCAGACTTTACTGAAGATACAGCACTGGTAACATCGGCTTTTTTTACTGTTCCGTAACCGATGGCCACTACTTCTTCAATTCCAATGGCATCAACCACAAGGGTAACATCGATGTTGCTTTGGTTGCTAACTTCAACTTCCTGTGTGCGCATTCCAACAAACGAATACTGCAAAACCGCATCTTCGGCTGCTACCTGTAAGCTGTATTCACCGTTTACATCAGTAACGGTTCCTTGCGCAGTTCCTTTAATAACAACGGTTACACCGGGCAACGGTTCTCCGAATTCGTCGACCACCTTTCCGGTAATTCTGTTTTCCTGATCTGCATCATCTTCCGATCTGAAAGACAATTTTCCATCTTTACGCACAATAATGTATCGATCAACCACCTCATAGGTCATATCGGTATTGGCCAGTACGTCATTCAAAATATCGTTAATGGTGGCATTTTTTTTCGATATCGATACTTCTTTTAAATCTTCAAGATCTTCTTTTTGATAAAAGAAGTAGAACTCACTTTTTTCTTCGATTTGACGAAACAGCTCGATAAGGTTGTTGTTTTCTAACGAAACATCAAGCTTAGTGTTTTGCGAATACGTTGAGGCACTGACCGTAATCAATCCAATCAACAAAAAGGAAAACGTAAGTTTCATTTTCAATAAGTTTTGGTTCCACGACCGGTTATTACCAATCGCTTTAATTAGTTTTTTCATACATTTACATGGTTTAAATTATTACTAAGATGTTTAAATCGATTTGCGGTAGAGATGTGGCGGCATTTCTACCGTTTTTTGTTCATAAGCGAATTTACATAGGCATTATTTTTTAGTTATGGTTACTTTATCTTTTGCACCCGGCATATGCTTAAATTCTATTTCAACCGGCAGTAAGAGCTCGAATGCTGTTATAATCTGACTAAATGGTTTATCCTTAAGTATGGTTCCCGAGAAGTTGAGTTCTTCTACATCTTTATCTTCCAGCGTTATATCCACATTATACCATCTTTCCAAACGCTCGCATATTTCTGAGAGCTTTTCGTCGTGAAATACAATTTTACCTTCTGTCCACGAAACATAAAAGCCGGTATCTACCGTTTTCAGTTTTGCTTTAAGCGACACATCGTCGATAGTGAGTTGCTGCGATGGTTTCAGGTGTGCAACATTATCTCCATTCAGGTTATTTACATTAACACTCCCTTCAACGAGCGTTATTTCACTGTTGCTGTCGTTTTGGTACGATATAACGTTAAATTGAGTTCCCAAAACTTCTACAAAAGAGTGCTTCAATCTTACCCGAAACGGAACATCCGATTTTTCCACATCAAAATACGCTTCTCCATCGAGGGTCACATTTCGGCTTCCCCGGCCAAACGAATTGCTGTATTTCAGGGTTGTTCCGGAGTTTAGCCACACGTGAGTTCCATCGTATAAAGTAATTTCCGACATTTGCCCCAGTGGCACTTTTACTTCTGCAAACTGCTCTACGTTTGCCCTTTCGCCCCAAAGCTGAACCACCAAACCACCCAACAACAAGGCAACTACAAAAACGGCAGCATATCCCGAAACTTTCCGGAAGAGCTGCATGGTTTTGTTTTGTAGATTTCCTTTAATATATGTCCATGAACTTTGCTGCGAAACATGCGAAAGCTGTTGAGTTGCTTTAATATCCTCATTCAAATACGCTATTTCGGAGTACTTTTTAGCATATTTTTTATCCGTCAGATACGAACTCAGCTCACTTAACTCATTGGCATTTGCCTCCTTATGAATTTTTAGTGTCGCCAGTTCCCAAAATCTATCTTCGTTGTGTTCTTTCATTAAATTCTTTTTAAAGAGCAACTACCGGCTTGACAGCTACTCTTTGAAATACTACCTAACCAAACTTATCTCTAATAATACCTTTTCGTATTTATATGACGAGTGCAGGTTTGAATGAGGGTGACAGAAAAGTGATTATTTTAAATTTTCTTCAGAAAACAGAAAAAGAAAAAGTCAACAGGATCTAACGATTCCTTTAAAAACCGGTATGCACGAACCATTTGCGTTTTTACTGTATTCTTTGTAATCCCTAGCTTTTCGGCAATTTCCTGGTAAGTGCACGATTCAAAAATGGCAAGTTCCAAAATTTGTCTGCGTTTTTCGGGCAACATCGAAATGGCTGTATATAATTTTGCATATCGTTGTTCATCATTCACCTCCGCCTCGTCGGGAATATCCGGAATCTGATCAAATGAAATCGTATTATCATGTTTCGCCCGGTGATAGTCGATAATAGAATTTCGCAACATTTGATACAAATACGACTCCAGCGAAGATTTTATTTCAATGTTTTTTCTTTTTTTCCAAATCTTTAAGAAACAATCCGAAACAATGTGCTCAACCTGTTGATGATCGTTGATTGATTTAAACGCAAACAAACACATGGGTTGAAAATACCGTTTATGCAAATCGTGCAATGCGTTTACATCTCCACTCCGAATATTTTGCCACAACTTTAGTCGATCCACATAGTTTAGTTTGATGTAAACAAAAATAGCATTGTTTAAACTTAAAATCCAAATTATTTCTTCATCGCTGTTTCGCGAAATCGTTTTGAATGATTACCTGAAGAACATATTTTGCCCAATATCGTTTAAATCCATAGTTTTGTAGGCAACCATATATTTGAATCTGTACTTATGCGAGATGTTATCAAATGCGGCGTTTTATTACTCCTGATTTTTCGTATTTGCTTAAATAGCAGTGCACAAAAAAGTACATTTTTAGAACAACCCCGACTCAATTACCTCACCACCAAAGAGGGGCTCCCTCAAAATACCATCGATTGTATTTTAAAAGACAGCAAAGGTTTTATGTGGTTTGGTACCTGGAACGGGCTGTGCCGTTTTGATGGATATACTTTTCAAATATTCCAAAGCCAGCAAGAAGAGTGGCTTCCCGGAAATTTTATACATACACTGTGCGAAGACCAAAACGGAAACCTTTGGGTAGGCACCTATAAAGGACTTGCCTATTTTGATTACTCGTTGATGAAGTTTACCGAAATACCGCTTTTAACAGAAAAATTTGGAGGTATCTCAATCAAACACATCATAAACGACAAAGACAACAACATTTGGGTTGCCACCGTAGGAAATGGTATCTGGAAAATTAAAAACGAAGGGCAAACCGTACTATCGGTTGAATCGGTTTTTGAAAACCAGCTTACCGACAAAATTGTAAATCATTTATGCCTTTTGCCCGATAACCATCTACTGGCCGGTACCGTTAATGGTTTAAGCGTAATCAACCTATCGGGTGCTAAACCCAGCCCTTTGTATGAAAGACTTATTGAAAACATGAGTGGTCTGAACATTTCAGCTATCCTTGCCGACCACAAAGAAAATATTTGGCTGGGAACAACAAATATTGGCTTATACCAATTTAACCCTGGCACACTTAACATTACTTATTTTGGAGCCAGCAACAACAATCCCTTCGATCTGAACCACTTAACGGTTAATGATATTATTGAAGACCGCAACGGAATAATAACGGTTGGCACACTGGGTGGTTTAAATTTTTACAATCCATCTACACAACATTTTACAAGCCTGCCAACAAGTAGTGAGGAACGCAAATACCTGAACAATCCTTTTATCAATTCGCTTTATGCCGATAATTTGGGCAACATTTGGATTGGTACCGAAAAAGGAGGAATTAACCATTATAACACCTATCAGAAGCCATTTAATGCGCTTACCCACGAAGCTTCCAATCCTAATTCAATAAGCCACAATACCATCAACTCCATCTTTACCGAAGACGATGTATTATGGATAGGAACAGCCGGTGGAGGAGTAAACCGCATTAGCGACAACGGCCTAAAAACAATCCATTTCCAATATTCAGACGAAAATCCCCAAAGTATAAGCAGCGACTTTGTAACCTGTTTTATCCGCGACAGCCAAAACCATATGCTAGTGGGAACCTGGGGGGGCGGATTAAACAAATTGCTCTCCGAAAAACAAAATCGTTTTGAAATTTTGGTAAATATACCCGGCGACAACAGAAGTCTGTGCAATAACTTTATTTCCAGTCTCGAATACCTCGACAACAAACACATTTTAATAGGTACGCTGGGAGGACTTGATATTTATAATCCCGAGGAAAACATTTTCCTGCATGTTCACGAAAAAATGAACATTGATGAGCCGCTCGAAATTGGTTGTCTTTTAACCGACCGCAAAAACAGAGTCTGGGTGGGTACTGAAAATGGTCTGTACCGTTTCAAACGATCGGAACTACTTGCACTTAACGACAATACCGAACAAATTGATTTCGAGAAATATTTACCTGATCCAGCTGATTCAGTATCGTTAGCGGGTAATTATGTTACTTCACTGTTCGAAGCACACGACGGAAACATTTGGATTGGCACCTACGGAGACGGCATTTGCAAATACACCGAAAACGAAAATAGTGGTGGTTTTATTAGTTTCAACCAACAGGACGGATTGTGCAATAACGTTGCATATGGTATTGAAGAAGACGCTGAAGGAAACCTTTGGATATCTACCGATAACGGATTATCGAGGTTTGATCCGATTAGCGAAACGTTCCAGAACTTCTACTCAAGTGATGGATTATTGAGCGATCAGTTTTATTGGTCGGCCTCCTGCTCCGACGACCGGGGTAATTTATATTTTGGCGGCGTTGAGGGCCTCAACTATTTTAATCCGGCCGAATTCGAATCGTATCCAAATATTCCACAGCCTGTATTTACACAATTCTCGGTATTTAGCGATCCGGTGATTATTGGCGAAAAATACCATTCAAAAGTAATTTTGAATGCACCGATAAGCGAAACACAGGAAATCTCACTCTCCTATAAAGATGCAGTTTTCTCCATCGAGTTTTCAGCGTTGGATTATTTCCAACCCGGGAAAATAAAATATGCCTACCAAATGGAAGGTGTCGATCAGGATTGGGTTGAAGTGCCCGCCTCTCGTCGATTTGCCAATTACACCAACCTTTCCGGAGGGAGGTATACTTTTAAGGTAAAGGCTGCAAACAGCGATGGTCTATGGTCGGAAAATTATTCAACACTTTCCATAAACATTATTCCTCCGTTCTGGGAAACTGCCTGGTTCCAGTTTTTGGCAGTTCTATTCATTATCGGAATGGTTTTAATTTACATTCGTTACCGCACACAATTCTTAAAGGAACAAAAGCGCAAGCTGGAAAAACAGGTTCGCGAGCGTACTTTTAAAATTGAAGAACAAAAAGAAGAACTGGAGAAACAGAACCTACAAATTGCCAAACAGCGTGACGAAGTAATCGAACTGAACGAAAAAGTAAAGTTGGTAAACCAATTACGTTTGCGATTCTTCACCAATATTTCGCACGAATTCCGCACACCGTTAACGCTTATTATTGATCCCCTGGAACAGTTAATGAAAAACATGAAGGGCGATGCCAATACACAAAACACCCTAAATATTATTAACCGAAATGCACAACGTTTGCTGCACCTCATCAACCAATTACTCTATTTCCGCCGCATCGAAACCGGAAAGTTAAAACTGAATATCAGCAAAGGCAACCTGCAACAATTTTTGTATGGTATTTTCGAGTCGTTTAAAGACCTGGCAGAGCACCAAGAAATTAACTACCGCTTTATTGAAACCGAAATAACCGAAGAAACCTGGTTTGATGCAGAGAAAGTGGAAAACGTATTTTACAACCTGCTTTCCAATGCCTTTAAAAACACTCCTCCTTCCGGGTCAATCACCTTAAAGGTTGAGAAAATTACAGAAGAACGAGAAGATTGTATTCCAACGCCGTTTGTGGCGATCAGTGTTATTGATACCGGACGTGGAATCTCCAAAGAACATATGCCCCACATTTTTAACCGATTTTATAAAGATGCAGAATCGGGAAAACAAACTGATTTTACCAGCTCGGGTATAGGTCTGGCACTTACCTACGAGATTATTCAGGCACTAAATAGCGAAATAAAAGTGGAAAGCGAACCTCGGAAAGGCAGTACTTTTACAGTGTACATGCCTTATTCGAAAAACCGTTTTGAAAGTGACCAGGTTAACGAA
This is a stretch of genomic DNA from uncultured Draconibacterium sp.. It encodes these proteins:
- a CDS encoding two-component regulator propeller domain-containing protein; the protein is MRDVIKCGVLLLLIFRICLNSSAQKSTFLEQPRLNYLTTKEGLPQNTIDCILKDSKGFMWFGTWNGLCRFDGYTFQIFQSQQEEWLPGNFIHTLCEDQNGNLWVGTYKGLAYFDYSLMKFTEIPLLTEKFGGISIKHIINDKDNNIWVATVGNGIWKIKNEGQTVLSVESVFENQLTDKIVNHLCLLPDNHLLAGTVNGLSVINLSGAKPSPLYERLIENMSGLNISAILADHKENIWLGTTNIGLYQFNPGTLNITYFGASNNNPFDLNHLTVNDIIEDRNGIITVGTLGGLNFYNPSTQHFTSLPTSSEERKYLNNPFINSLYADNLGNIWIGTEKGGINHYNTYQKPFNALTHEASNPNSISHNTINSIFTEDDVLWIGTAGGGVNRISDNGLKTIHFQYSDENPQSISSDFVTCFIRDSQNHMLVGTWGGGLNKLLSEKQNRFEILVNIPGDNRSLCNNFISSLEYLDNKHILIGTLGGLDIYNPEENIFLHVHEKMNIDEPLEIGCLLTDRKNRVWVGTENGLYRFKRSELLALNDNTEQIDFEKYLPDPADSVSLAGNYVTSLFEAHDGNIWIGTYGDGICKYTENENSGGFISFNQQDGLCNNVAYGIEEDAEGNLWISTDNGLSRFDPISETFQNFYSSDGLLSDQFYWSASCSDDRGNLYFGGVEGLNYFNPAEFESYPNIPQPVFTQFSVFSDPVIIGEKYHSKVILNAPISETQEISLSYKDAVFSIEFSALDYFQPGKIKYAYQMEGVDQDWVEVPASRRFANYTNLSGGRYTFKVKAANSDGLWSENYSTLSINIIPPFWETAWFQFLAVLFIIGMVLIYIRYRTQFLKEQKRKLEKQVRERTFKIEEQKEELEKQNLQIAKQRDEVIELNEKVKLVNQLRLRFFTNISHEFRTPLTLIIDPLEQLMKNMKGDANTQNTLNIINRNAQRLLHLINQLLYFRRIETGKLKLNISKGNLQQFLYGIFESFKDLAEHQEINYRFIETEITEETWFDAEKVENVFYNLLSNAFKNTPPSGSITLKVEKITEEREDCIPTPFVAISVIDTGRGISKEHMPHIFNRFYKDAESGKQTDFTSSGIGLALTYEIIQALNSEIKVESEPRKGSTFTVYMPYSKNRFESDQVNETSVPTEINLEGRVNVLTEHIVARNTNYELDEVTSGNKTKPTILIVEDNFDLRSFLLQTLRSGYRVLGAENGKIGLEMAKKYSPELIVSDVMMPVMDGIELCSRLKKNIQTSHIPIILLTAKNMVESWIEGLETGADDYIPKPFNLQILEIKMRNIIESRRKIKNIFSSPETVAPEKLSSNKLDEEFITKAYQVLEKNYIEPNFSVEQFAREMFVSRSLLYKKIKALTDLNITDFINSYKLKKSVEMIKTTDQSISEIAFKTGFNDPKYFSRIFKKFYGSSPSEFSR
- a CDS encoding sigma-70 family RNA polymerase sigma factor, translating into MDRLKLWQNIRSGDVNALHDLHKRYFQPMCLFAFKSINDHQQVEHIVSDCFLKIWKKRKNIEIKSSLESYLYQMLRNSIIDYHRAKHDNTISFDQIPDIPDEAEVNDEQRYAKLYTAISMLPEKRRQILELAIFESCTYQEIAEKLGITKNTVKTQMVRAYRFLKESLDPVDFFFFCFLKKI
- a CDS encoding FecR domain-containing protein; translation: MKEHNEDRFWELATLKIHKEANANELSELSSYLTDKKYAKKYSEIAYLNEDIKATQQLSHVSQQSSWTYIKGNLQNKTMQLFRKVSGYAAVFVVALLLGGLVVQLWGERANVEQFAEVKVPLGQMSEITLYDGTHVWLNSGTTLKYSNSFGRGSRNVTLDGEAYFDVEKSDVPFRVRLKHSFVEVLGTQFNVISYQNDSNSEITLVEGSVNVNNLNGDNVAHLKPSQQLTIDDVSLKAKLKTVDTGFYVSWTEGKIVFHDEKLSEICERLERWYNVDITLEDKDVEELNFSGTILKDKPFSQIITAFELLLPVEIEFKHMPGAKDKVTITKK